Proteins encoded in a region of the Triticum dicoccoides isolate Atlit2015 ecotype Zavitan chromosome 3A, WEW_v2.0, whole genome shotgun sequence genome:
- the LOC119269660 gene encoding uncharacterized protein YnbD-like, translated as MGWGISRLIGLKAAVLLTAAYFVHGLGMKLLSLPLIYTCLIAVLISIASHPSVDLPLLLGKASNGSFPLWSWVMFSPFLFFIHLFVLLRRFVKNEPLYTEIADGVYVGGWPSSVERLPPGEPAVIDCTCELPRSSTISENSYLCVATWDTRAPQPPQIESAVRWAVRKRSQNKPVYVHCAYGHGRSVCVMCALLVALGLADDWKAAEQMIREKRPSISMNTLHRKSLEEWSKHLLSPSKGSGESDVSSVILSDYTRKKH; from the exons ATGGGTTGGGGGATATCCCGGTTGATTGGACTGAAGGCTGCTGTCTTGCTCACCGCAGCGTATTTCGTTCATGGACTGGGCATGAAACTGCTCTCACTGCCCCTCATATACACCTGCCTGATTGCCGTGCTTATCTCCATTGCTTCCCATCCGTCGGTCGACCTCCCGTTGCTCCTCGGCAAGGCATCCAATGGAAGCTTTCCCCTGTGGTCATGGGTCATGTTCTCGCCCTTTCTCTTTTTCATCCATCTGTTTGTGCTGTTGCGGAGATTTGTGAAAAATGAGCCCTTGTACACCGAGATAGCAGACGGAGTGTATGTTGGAGGCTGGCCTTCTTCAGTTGAACGCCTGCCACCTGGTGAACCCGCAGTCATTGATTGCACCTGCGAGCTGCCAAGAAGCTCAACTATATCTGAGAATTCATATTTGTGTGTCGCTACATGGGATACAAGGGCGCCTCAGCCACCACAGATTGAGTCAGCTGTGCGGTGGGCCGTGAGAAAGCGGTCACAGAACAAACCTGTGTATGTCCACTGTGCCTATG GCCATGGCAGAAGTGTCTGCGTGATGTGTGCACTTCTAGTTGCGCTGGGATTAGCTGACGATTGGAAAGCTGCTGAGCAAATGATCCGCGAGAAGCGACCTTCTATCAGCATGAACACTCTTCATCGCAAAAGCTTAGAGGAATGGTCAAAACACTTGCTTTCTCCCTCAAAAGGAAGTGGGGAATCCGATGTGAGTTCTGTGATTCTTTCGGACTACACCCGGAAAAAGCATTGA
- the LOC119269661 gene encoding transcription factor LG2-like isoform X1 gives MVQGEEASCSWRMASAAHDHHERAVLHLNHQAALAYHGGLQLQPHHHAAAAPPASFLDFQPAAAAAAYFGELEEALIHGANSGVGVGVPDHLHHPHPGGMIAGDAQAKCKLPAAAGGGGGGGYLAGAGRPPTLEIFPSWPMPHPQQLHSAGNSQSVGSTTDSSSARNTMAQMELVSPGPAGSVRPSPSSTTSEQRQRQEVMMVTTDDYSYKPGLPPPAAAGLAAAAPSFQQPHQGQQLQLHGGGDHDKRKHGSTRKDGKLVDSKTERRLAQNREAAKKSRLRKKAYVQNLETSRVRLQQMEQELQRARSQGIFLGGGGAGGDMSPGAAMFDMEYARWLDDDGKRLAELRGGLQAHLADSNLGAVVEECMQHYDELFQLKAELARADVFHLLTGAWATPAERCFFWMGGFRPSELLKILIGQLDPLTEQQMMGICGLQHSSEQAEEALAQGLQQLHQSLADTVAAGTLNDGTPGPNYMAIMAIALEKLASLESFYQQADNLRQQTLHQMRRILTTRQAARCFLSIGEYYRRLRALSSLWASRPRENFIGTESLSPTGTELQGMQQHHQPQQNQFSGF, from the exons ATGGTGCAAGGTGAGGAGGCGAGCTGCTCGTGGAGGATGGCGAGCGCCGCCCACGACCACCACGAGAGGGCAGTGCTGCACCTCAACCACCAAGCGGCGCTCGCCTACCATGGCGGACTCCAGCTCCAACCCCATCaccacgccgccgccgcgccgcctgccAGCTTCTT GGACTTCCagcccgccgccgcggccgccgcctacTTCGGGGAGCTGGAGGAGGCCCTCATCCATGGCGCCAActccggcgtcggcgtcggcgtccccGACCACCTCCACCACCCACACCCTGGCGGCATGATCGCAGGCGACGCGCAGGCCAAGTGTAAGCTAC CCGCGGCggcaggaggagggggaggaggagggtaCCTGGCGGGCGCGGGCAGGCCCCCCACGCTGGAGATCTTCCCTTCGTGGCCAATGCCGCACCCACAGCAGCTGCACAGTGCT GGGAATTCGCAGTCAGTCGGGAGCACCACTGACTCGAGCTCAGCCCGGAACACAATGGCGCAGATGGAGCTGGTGTCCCCGGGCCCGGCCGGCAGcgtccggccctccccctcctccaccacctccgagcAGCGGCAACGGCAGGAGGTCATGATGGTGACCACTGATGATTACAGCTACAAGCCAGGCCTCCCCCCGCCTGCCGCCGCTggcctcgccgctgccgcgccaAGCTTTCAGCAGCCGCACCAGGGCCAGCAGCTGCAGCTGCACGGAGGAGGAGACCATGACAAG AGGAAACATGGATCCACGAGGAAAGACGGCAAGTTGGTAGATTCCAAG ACCGAAAGGCGATTAGCACAGAACAGGGAGGCCGCAAAGAAGAGCAGGCTGAGGAAGAAG GCTTATGTGCAGAATCTGGAGACCAGCAGGGTCAGGCTTCAGCAGATGGAGCAAGAGCTCCAGAGAGCACGGTCACAG GGGATATTTCTCGGAGGGGGCGGCGCAGGCGGTGACATGAGTCCTG GGGCCGCCATGTTCGACATGGAGTACGCGCGGTGGCTGGACGACGACGGCAAGCGGCTGGCGGAGCTCCGGGGCGGCCTGCAGGCGCACCTGGCCGACAGCAACCTGGGCGCCGTGGTGGAGGAGTGCATGCAGCACTACGACGAGCTGTTCCAGCTCAAGGCGGAGCTGGCGCGCGCCGACGTCTTCCACCTCCTCACCGGCGCCTGGGCCACCCCCGCCGAGCGCTGCTTCTTCTGGATGGGCGGCTTCCGCCCCTCCGAGCTCCTCAAG ATCCTGATCGGGCAGCTGGATCCGCTGACGGAGCAGCAGATGATGGGGATCTGCGGCCTGCAGCACTCGTCGGAGCAGGCGGAGGAGGCGCTCGCGCAGGGGCTGCAGCAGCTGCACCAGTCGCTCGCCGACACCGTCGCCGCCGGCACGCTCAACGACGGCACCCCCGGCCCCAACTACATGGCCATCATGGCCATCGCGCTCGAGAAGCTCGCCAGCCTCGAGAGCTTCTACCAGCAG GCTGACAATCTGAGGCAGCAAACGTTGCATCAGATGCGACGGATTCTAACAACCCGACAGGCGGCTCGATGCTTCCTCTCCATCGGGGAGTACTACCGCCGGCTCCGAGCTCTCAGCAGTCTCTGGGCTTCCCGTCCTCGCGA GAACTTCATTGGAACCGAGAGCCTCAGCCCAACAGGAACCGAGCTGCAAGGCATGCAGCAGCACCACCAACCGCAACAGAATCAGTTCTCCGGATTTTGA
- the LOC119269661 gene encoding transcription factor LG2-like isoform X2: MVQGEEASCSWRMASAAHDHHERAVLHLNHQAALAYHGGLQLQPHHHAAAAPPASFLDFQPAAAAAAYFGELEEALIHGANSGVGVGVPDHLHHPHPGGMIAGDAQAKSAAAGGGGGGGYLAGAGRPPTLEIFPSWPMPHPQQLHSAGNSQSVGSTTDSSSARNTMAQMELVSPGPAGSVRPSPSSTTSEQRQRQEVMMVTTDDYSYKPGLPPPAAAGLAAAAPSFQQPHQGQQLQLHGGGDHDKRKHGSTRKDGKLVDSKTERRLAQNREAAKKSRLRKKAYVQNLETSRVRLQQMEQELQRARSQGIFLGGGGAGGDMSPGAAMFDMEYARWLDDDGKRLAELRGGLQAHLADSNLGAVVEECMQHYDELFQLKAELARADVFHLLTGAWATPAERCFFWMGGFRPSELLKILIGQLDPLTEQQMMGICGLQHSSEQAEEALAQGLQQLHQSLADTVAAGTLNDGTPGPNYMAIMAIALEKLASLESFYQQADNLRQQTLHQMRRILTTRQAARCFLSIGEYYRRLRALSSLWASRPRENFIGTESLSPTGTELQGMQQHHQPQQNQFSGF; the protein is encoded by the exons ATGGTGCAAGGTGAGGAGGCGAGCTGCTCGTGGAGGATGGCGAGCGCCGCCCACGACCACCACGAGAGGGCAGTGCTGCACCTCAACCACCAAGCGGCGCTCGCCTACCATGGCGGACTCCAGCTCCAACCCCATCaccacgccgccgccgcgccgcctgccAGCTTCTT GGACTTCCagcccgccgccgcggccgccgcctacTTCGGGGAGCTGGAGGAGGCCCTCATCCATGGCGCCAActccggcgtcggcgtcggcgtccccGACCACCTCCACCACCCACACCCTGGCGGCATGATCGCAGGCGACGCGCAGGCCAAGT CCGCGGCggcaggaggagggggaggaggagggtaCCTGGCGGGCGCGGGCAGGCCCCCCACGCTGGAGATCTTCCCTTCGTGGCCAATGCCGCACCCACAGCAGCTGCACAGTGCT GGGAATTCGCAGTCAGTCGGGAGCACCACTGACTCGAGCTCAGCCCGGAACACAATGGCGCAGATGGAGCTGGTGTCCCCGGGCCCGGCCGGCAGcgtccggccctccccctcctccaccacctccgagcAGCGGCAACGGCAGGAGGTCATGATGGTGACCACTGATGATTACAGCTACAAGCCAGGCCTCCCCCCGCCTGCCGCCGCTggcctcgccgctgccgcgccaAGCTTTCAGCAGCCGCACCAGGGCCAGCAGCTGCAGCTGCACGGAGGAGGAGACCATGACAAG AGGAAACATGGATCCACGAGGAAAGACGGCAAGTTGGTAGATTCCAAG ACCGAAAGGCGATTAGCACAGAACAGGGAGGCCGCAAAGAAGAGCAGGCTGAGGAAGAAG GCTTATGTGCAGAATCTGGAGACCAGCAGGGTCAGGCTTCAGCAGATGGAGCAAGAGCTCCAGAGAGCACGGTCACAG GGGATATTTCTCGGAGGGGGCGGCGCAGGCGGTGACATGAGTCCTG GGGCCGCCATGTTCGACATGGAGTACGCGCGGTGGCTGGACGACGACGGCAAGCGGCTGGCGGAGCTCCGGGGCGGCCTGCAGGCGCACCTGGCCGACAGCAACCTGGGCGCCGTGGTGGAGGAGTGCATGCAGCACTACGACGAGCTGTTCCAGCTCAAGGCGGAGCTGGCGCGCGCCGACGTCTTCCACCTCCTCACCGGCGCCTGGGCCACCCCCGCCGAGCGCTGCTTCTTCTGGATGGGCGGCTTCCGCCCCTCCGAGCTCCTCAAG ATCCTGATCGGGCAGCTGGATCCGCTGACGGAGCAGCAGATGATGGGGATCTGCGGCCTGCAGCACTCGTCGGAGCAGGCGGAGGAGGCGCTCGCGCAGGGGCTGCAGCAGCTGCACCAGTCGCTCGCCGACACCGTCGCCGCCGGCACGCTCAACGACGGCACCCCCGGCCCCAACTACATGGCCATCATGGCCATCGCGCTCGAGAAGCTCGCCAGCCTCGAGAGCTTCTACCAGCAG GCTGACAATCTGAGGCAGCAAACGTTGCATCAGATGCGACGGATTCTAACAACCCGACAGGCGGCTCGATGCTTCCTCTCCATCGGGGAGTACTACCGCCGGCTCCGAGCTCTCAGCAGTCTCTGGGCTTCCCGTCCTCGCGA GAACTTCATTGGAACCGAGAGCCTCAGCCCAACAGGAACCGAGCTGCAAGGCATGCAGCAGCACCACCAACCGCAACAGAATCAGTTCTCCGGATTTTGA